GATTCAGCACGCAGTTGCTGATGACCAGGTCAACCGAGGCGTCCTCGACCGGCAGCGCCTCGATGTCCCCCTGGCGGAACTCGACGTTGGTGTAACCCTCGCGCTCGGCGTTGACGCGGGCCCGCTCGATCATCTCCGGCGTCAGGTCCACGCCGATCACCCGTCCCGCCGGGCCCACGCGCGCGGCCGCCAGGAAGGCGTCGAAGCCGGCGCCGGAGCCGAGGTCGAGCACGGTCTCGCCGGGAGCGATGCTGTCAATTGCCAGCGGGTTGCCGCAGCCGAGGCCGAGGTTTGCCCCTGCGGGCGCCGCCGATAGCTCCTCGGCGCTGTAGCCGATGTGGGCGGCCACCGCCGCCGCCGGGTCGCAGCAAGCCCTGGCTTCCCCGCAGCATCCCTGGTCTTTCTCGGACGCGAGGGCGCCGTAGCGCTCCCGCACCCATTGCTTCCGTTGGTCATGTCGCGTGCGTTTGGTCAATGGAACCTCCCTTCGGCTGCGGCAGCGACAGAACAGAAGAGACATCGCCCCTGCCGCTGCCCCTCACGCAATCCACACGAAGTACAGCCCGACAGCGATTACCACGACGCCCGCCGCCTGTTCCATCCGCGGCGCCCACCGCTCCAGGGCCGGCAACGCCTTCACCACACCGGTGAACGTGCCGG
Above is a genomic segment from Armatimonadota bacterium containing:
- the arsM gene encoding arsenite methyltransferase — protein: MTKRTRHDQRKQWVRERYGALASEKDQGCCGEARACCDPAAAVAAHIGYSAEELSAAPAGANLGLGCGNPLAIDSIAPGETVLDLGSGAGFDAFLAAARVGPAGRVIGVDLTPEMIERARVNAEREGYTNVEFRQGDIEALPVEDASVDLVISNCVLNLVPDKAAAFREIARVLRPGGRIAIADIVLDKPLPQGLADDADAYCACVGGAVSRAQYLRGLEAAGLVDVRVVSEADAIGLLAGASCDPSLPGGRRAQDLAAYTGIATSIHLTGRKPG